One Enterococcus silesiacus genomic window carries:
- a CDS encoding glyoxalase, with protein sequence MVYRLPKEMIVKQVKLKVKNLDVMTEFYTQMIGLVLLKKEQNTAFLGAQHSSEAIMVLEELADPVVKNNTTGLYHTAFLLPTRKDLGNSLLWLMQNNVEVGAADHGYSEAIYLTDPEGNGIEIYRDKPMTEWDIRADGEIIGVTEELDGDGVVAEADGQWLGMAPGSRIGHVHLQVADLEETEKFYEQLGFSLKSNFGRRAKFFAAGEYHHHIGTNTWNGEHVALIGENQLGLAWYTFQLPSRDAFQSFVQQLAETAVEYVLANEHITIQDPNRMQIKFGY encoded by the coding sequence ATGGTATACAGATTACCTAAAGAAATGATTGTAAAACAAGTTAAATTAAAAGTAAAAAATCTGGATGTAATGACTGAATTTTACACGCAGATGATTGGACTTGTTTTACTGAAAAAAGAACAAAATACAGCTTTCTTAGGTGCACAACATTCTTCTGAAGCAATCATGGTTCTGGAAGAACTTGCTGATCCTGTGGTTAAAAACAATACGACTGGATTGTATCATACCGCTTTTCTCTTACCTACTCGTAAAGATTTAGGCAATAGCTTATTATGGCTGATGCAAAACAATGTTGAAGTTGGTGCTGCTGATCATGGCTACAGTGAAGCAATCTATCTGACTGATCCTGAAGGTAATGGCATTGAAATCTATCGGGATAAACCGATGACTGAATGGGATATTCGGGCAGATGGAGAAATCATTGGTGTGACGGAAGAGTTGGATGGAGATGGAGTTGTCGCAGAAGCTGATGGTCAGTGGTTAGGTATGGCGCCTGGATCAAGAATTGGTCATGTACATTTACAGGTCGCAGATTTAGAGGAGACCGAGAAGTTTTACGAACAGCTTGGTTTTTCGTTGAAATCTAATTTTGGCAGACGGGCTAAATTCTTCGCGGCAGGTGAGTATCATCATCATATTGGGACGAATACTTGGAATGGTGAGCATGTGGCTTTAATTGGTGAGAATCAGTTGGGGTTGGCATGGTATACATTTCAGTTACCTTCCAGAGATGCGTTTCAGTCATTTGTTCAACAGCTTGCTGAAACTGCTGTTGAATACGTTTTGGCAAATGAGCACATAACGATTCAAGATCCAAATAGGATGCAGATCAAGTTTGGGTATTAA
- a CDS encoding nitroreductase: protein MTEFIQALKKRRSIYALGDNLPQSQEEITALVKEIVRESPSSFNSQTQRVVFLFGDAHKKLWSMTEEALKPLTPAEAFPNTQAKLQSFAAGTGTLLFFEDMDIVKNLQEQFELYADNFPVWSEQASGLTQANVWTALAQKNIGANLQHYNPVIDEAVAKEWSIPSQWKLRAQLVFGSIEAPAGEKEYMEDSARFLEFN from the coding sequence ATGACAGAATTTATCCAAGCATTAAAAAAACGCCGTTCAATCTACGCTTTAGGAGATAACTTACCACAATCACAAGAAGAAATCACAGCGTTAGTGAAAGAGATCGTTAGAGAAAGTCCATCATCTTTTAACTCACAAACTCAACGTGTAGTTTTCTTATTCGGCGATGCACATAAAAAATTATGGTCAATGACAGAAGAAGCCTTGAAACCTTTAACACCTGCAGAAGCTTTCCCAAATACACAAGCTAAATTACAAAGCTTTGCAGCAGGAACGGGTACATTGCTTTTCTTTGAAGATATGGATATCGTAAAAAATCTACAAGAACAATTTGAATTATATGCGGATAACTTCCCAGTCTGGTCAGAACAAGCAAGTGGTTTGACTCAAGCCAACGTTTGGACTGCCTTAGCTCAAAAAAATATTGGTGCAAACTTACAACATTACAATCCAGTAATCGATGAAGCTGTAGCTAAAGAATGGTCTATTCCAAGCCAATGGAAATTAAGAGCACAACTTGTTTTTGGTTCAATCGAAGCGCCAGCTGGCGAAAAAGAATATATGGAAGATAGCGCACGTTTCTTAGAATTTAACTAA
- a CDS encoding NAD(P)H nitroreductase, protein MENTYRENNFDTIMKGRRSIRNYDPTVKISHEEMEQIINDTVKAPSSVNMQPWRFTVVESEAGKEALAPLVRFNKLQNETSAAMIVIFGDLNSFEHAEKIYGTAVEQNLMPQEVKERQLEVLSPLFEQMSTEDKKEMATIDGALAAMNLMLVARAYGYDTNPIGGFEREKIAEALGMDKERYYPVMIVSIGKANEAGYPSYRLPAADITTWK, encoded by the coding sequence ATGGAAAACACATATAGAGAAAATAATTTTGATACGATTATGAAGGGCCGAAGATCGATTCGCAACTACGATCCCACAGTTAAAATCAGCCATGAAGAAATGGAACAAATTATCAATGATACCGTTAAAGCGCCATCTTCAGTGAATATGCAACCTTGGCGTTTTACTGTTGTTGAAAGTGAAGCAGGCAAAGAAGCTTTGGCACCTCTTGTTCGTTTTAATAAGTTACAAAATGAAACATCTGCCGCAATGATCGTGATTTTTGGTGATTTAAATAGCTTTGAGCACGCCGAAAAAATCTATGGTACAGCGGTTGAACAAAACTTAATGCCCCAAGAAGTCAAAGAGCGTCAATTAGAAGTGTTGAGTCCTTTATTTGAGCAAATGTCCACAGAAGATAAAAAAGAAATGGCGACGATTGATGGTGCCTTAGCTGCGATGAACTTAATGTTAGTAGCCAGAGCGTACGGTTATGATACAAATCCTATCGGTGGCTTCGAACGTGAAAAAATTGCTGAAGCATTGGGCATGGATAAAGAACGTTACTACCCAGTAATGATCGTTTCAATTGGGAAAGCTAATGAAGCAGGCTACCCTTCTTATCGCTTACCAGCAGCTGATATTACAACTTGGAAATAG
- a CDS encoding 3-keto-5-aminohexanoate cleavage protein has protein sequence MITVATTGGYTTKEHNPNVPLTPVEIAEEVYKCYQAGAAIAHIHVRDDAGNPTMDFEKFKETVGLIREKCDIVINITTSGGTGFNDDERMKPFVELLPEIASYDCGTMNWQHTTVFENNPLFLEKLGKKMQEVNVKPEIEVFDPGMLYNALYYAKKGILTEPLHFQFVLGAPGGIAATVENLVYLKSLLPENATWSAFGIGKESTPILMTTLALGGHVRVGMEDNSYLFKGQLAKSNVEFVERAKTLIAELGKEVATPDEARALLGLTKKV, from the coding sequence ATGATTACCGTGGCTACAACAGGTGGCTATACAACGAAAGAACATAATCCCAATGTACCATTGACTCCCGTGGAAATTGCCGAAGAAGTTTATAAATGTTACCAAGCAGGAGCAGCAATTGCTCATATTCATGTCAGAGATGACGCGGGCAATCCCACAATGGATTTTGAAAAATTCAAAGAAACAGTTGGTTTGATCAGAGAAAAATGTGATATTGTCATTAATATCACGACTTCTGGGGGAACAGGATTTAATGATGACGAGCGAATGAAACCATTTGTTGAATTATTACCTGAAATCGCAAGTTATGATTGTGGTACGATGAATTGGCAACATACGACTGTATTTGAAAACAATCCACTATTTTTAGAAAAACTAGGTAAAAAAATGCAGGAAGTCAATGTTAAACCAGAAATTGAAGTGTTTGATCCAGGGATGTTGTACAACGCACTTTATTATGCTAAAAAAGGCATCCTTACAGAACCACTTCATTTCCAGTTTGTCTTAGGAGCCCCAGGTGGGATTGCTGCAACCGTGGAAAATCTAGTCTATTTAAAAAGTTTATTGCCAGAAAATGCTACGTGGAGTGCTTTTGGTATTGGTAAAGAAAGTACACCGATTCTAATGACAACATTAGCACTTGGCGGACATGTTCGAGTTGGAATGGAAGATAATAGCTACCTTTTCAAAGGTCAGCTAGCAAAATCAAATGTTGAGTTTGTCGAACGGGCAAAAACGTTGATTGCTGAATTAGGTAAAGAAGTTGCTACACCAGATGAAGCAAGAGCGTTATTAGGACTTACTAAAAAAGTGTAA
- a CDS encoding cyclase encodes MKFIDLSTTIESDLPSDPVGMIPEIKYKDHKDSIDYMLSFFGTATTEDLPEGLAWALEDVSLTTHAGTHLDAPYHYHPTMNNGEKAWTIDEVPLEWCYGDGVVVDFTDKADGSAATIADFEKEFARLNYTLKPGDIVLVNTGASKKWGTIDYLSAGCGMGREVTLWLIDQGIHVMGTDAWSWDRPLKIVGKEFDETGDKSIIWEGHFAGIEKAYCHIEKLANLDQVPATGFKFSCFPVKLKAASAGWIRAVAMIEE; translated from the coding sequence ATGAAATTTATCGATTTAAGTACAACTATTGAAAGTGATTTGCCATCTGATCCAGTGGGGATGATTCCCGAAATCAAATACAAAGACCATAAAGACAGCATCGATTATATGCTGAGTTTTTTTGGAACAGCAACGACAGAAGATCTTCCTGAAGGGCTAGCTTGGGCTTTGGAAGATGTGTCATTGACAACACATGCGGGGACGCATTTAGATGCCCCTTATCATTATCATCCAACCATGAATAATGGTGAGAAAGCTTGGACAATTGATGAAGTTCCTTTAGAATGGTGTTATGGCGATGGTGTAGTAGTTGATTTTACTGACAAAGCTGACGGATCGGCCGCAACGATCGCAGATTTTGAAAAAGAATTTGCACGCCTAAACTATACGTTGAAGCCTGGCGATATTGTCTTAGTTAATACGGGTGCTTCAAAAAAATGGGGGACGATCGACTATCTTTCAGCAGGATGTGGAATGGGTCGTGAAGTTACTTTATGGTTGATCGATCAAGGCATTCATGTGATGGGAACTGATGCTTGGAGTTGGGATAGACCACTGAAAATCGTTGGAAAAGAATTTGATGAAACTGGTGATAAAAGTATTATTTGGGAAGGTCATTTTGCTGGAATCGAAAAAGCATATTGCCATATAGAGAAACTTGCAAATCTAGATCAAGTTCCTGCAACAGGGTTTAAATTCAGTTGTTTCCCTGTAAAATTAAAAGCAGCAAGTGCAGGTTGGATTCGTGCTGTCGCAATGATTGAAGAATAG
- a CDS encoding cytochrome C biogenesis protein CcmE gives MEILAIVGVIFATGLIIYLSLKGVNILVISPLCALIVMLTNRMPILDSLLKGPTSYMGGLSGFVASFFIIFLLGSVLAKYIEESGAANSIANGILKLTGTEKPYSVLVAIFLMSLLLTYGGVSLFVVLFAVVPLARNLFEKLNIPWRLIITPYFLGVATVTMTMMPGTPAIQNVIPTMTLGTTLTAAPMLGIVASIVVTIWGLWCMKRELKTALNNGETFDPKYSKKEDQKEQKNSPNLFLSLLPLVTLIVIIFVGSFLKIGNIIIPALTVSIIVSGLAFHRYIDSHKQVLNLGATGAISPTIFSASAVGFGSVVASAAGFQTILAGIQSIPGNPLISLSVLTGAMAGVTGSSSGALGIVMNNFVQPYVDMGIDPAIIHRMSAIASGVLTCLPQCGALLSMYALTGLTHKETYKNLFISVVVGSFIAFIAAFILAVLF, from the coding sequence ATGGAAATTTTAGCAATTGTCGGTGTTATATTTGCTACTGGATTGATCATTTATCTGTCTCTTAAAGGGGTAAATATTTTAGTGATTTCACCTTTATGCGCTTTGATCGTGATGTTGACGAATCGAATGCCGATTTTGGATAGTCTATTAAAAGGACCCACTTCTTATATGGGCGGCTTATCTGGGTTTGTTGCTTCCTTCTTTATTATTTTCTTACTGGGATCAGTTTTGGCAAAATATATTGAAGAAAGTGGTGCCGCAAATTCCATCGCAAATGGTATTCTAAAATTAACAGGCACTGAAAAACCGTATTCTGTGCTAGTAGCTATTTTTCTAATGAGCTTATTGCTAACATACGGCGGTGTGAGTCTCTTTGTAGTGCTTTTTGCAGTCGTTCCTTTAGCTAGAAACTTGTTTGAAAAGTTAAACATTCCTTGGCGCTTGATCATCACACCTTATTTTCTCGGTGTTGCAACCGTTACAATGACTATGATGCCAGGAACTCCTGCAATTCAAAATGTCATTCCCACAATGACTTTAGGGACAACCTTAACGGCTGCACCGATGCTAGGAATTGTCGCATCGATCGTTGTAACGATTTGGGGTTTGTGGTGTATGAAAAGAGAACTAAAAACAGCTTTGAATAATGGCGAAACCTTCGATCCAAAATATTCAAAAAAAGAAGACCAAAAAGAACAGAAAAATAGTCCAAATTTATTTTTAAGTTTACTTCCGTTAGTCACACTGATCGTTATTATTTTTGTTGGAAGTTTTCTTAAAATCGGAAATATTATCATACCGGCTTTAACAGTGTCGATCATTGTTTCTGGTTTGGCCTTTCATAGATATATTGATAGTCATAAGCAAGTGCTGAATTTAGGTGCTACTGGTGCAATCTCACCAACGATTTTTTCAGCATCTGCAGTTGGTTTTGGGTCCGTGGTTGCTTCGGCAGCAGGTTTTCAAACAATTTTGGCTGGAATTCAAAGTATACCTGGTAACCCGTTGATTAGCTTATCAGTTTTAACTGGCGCGATGGCTGGTGTAACCGGTTCTTCATCTGGTGCCTTAGGTATCGTGATGAACAATTTCGTTCAGCCTTATGTAGATATGGGGATTGACCCTGCGATTATTCACCGGATGTCAGCCATTGCTTCAGGCGTACTAACTTGTTTACCCCAATGCGGTGCGTTGTTGTCAATGTATGCGCTAACTGGTTTGACACACAAAGAAACCTATAAAAATTTATTTATCTCTGTGGTAGTAGGTAGTTTTATCGCGTTTATCGCAGCATTTATCTTGGCTGTTTTGTTTTAG
- a CDS encoding acetyl-CoA acetyltransferase has product MKEVVIVSAMRTPIGSFGGSLAQFSAVDLGVKVVERLIEKAGIEKELIEEVIIGNVLSAGKGQNVARQIAVNAGIPFTVPASTVGNVCGSGLKAVINGAQAILSGDREVVLVGGSESMSQAGYVSSDSRWGLRMGHGQLTDTILSDGLTDAFSGIHMGITAENLAEQFNITREAQDAFALNSQEKALKAIEEHAFDEQIVPITIPRKKQEPFIMTADEGPRAGLSIEKLGQLKTVFKEQGTVTAGNASGINDGAAMMLLMSKEKAELLGISYMATIKGYAFEGVDPAIMGYGPVVSTKKVLQKTGLTIEAIDLIESNEAFAAQSLTVAKELNLDLEKTNIHGGAIALGHPIGASGARILTTLLHGLNETQAKTGLATLCVGGGMGVSMIVERRESR; this is encoded by the coding sequence ATGAAAGAAGTCGTGATCGTATCGGCAATGAGAACCCCGATTGGGAGTTTCGGCGGTTCACTTGCACAATTTTCAGCAGTTGATTTAGGTGTTAAAGTAGTGGAAAGACTCATTGAAAAAGCAGGTATTGAAAAAGAGTTGATTGAAGAAGTAATTATCGGCAATGTTTTATCGGCTGGTAAAGGTCAAAATGTGGCCCGGCAAATTGCCGTAAATGCTGGCATTCCTTTTACTGTTCCTGCATCAACTGTGGGCAATGTTTGTGGTTCCGGGTTAAAAGCTGTGATCAATGGGGCTCAAGCCATTTTGTCAGGGGATCGGGAAGTTGTTTTAGTTGGTGGTAGTGAAAGTATGAGCCAAGCAGGCTATGTTTCATCAGACAGCCGTTGGGGATTGCGAATGGGTCATGGTCAGTTAACGGATACGATTTTATCTGATGGTTTGACGGATGCCTTTTCTGGGATTCATATGGGGATCACTGCTGAGAATTTAGCGGAGCAATTCAATATTACACGAGAAGCACAAGATGCATTTGCTTTAAACAGTCAAGAAAAAGCGTTGAAAGCTATTGAGGAGCATGCCTTCGACGAGCAAATCGTCCCGATCACGATTCCTAGAAAAAAACAGGAGCCGTTTATCATGACAGCTGATGAAGGACCTCGAGCAGGTTTGTCTATCGAAAAATTAGGACAATTGAAGACCGTCTTCAAAGAGCAAGGGACGGTTACGGCAGGAAATGCCTCCGGTATTAATGACGGTGCTGCGATGATGCTCTTAATGAGTAAAGAAAAAGCAGAATTACTAGGCATTTCCTATATGGCAACGATCAAAGGTTATGCATTTGAAGGGGTGGATCCAGCGATCATGGGCTATGGTCCTGTGGTTTCAACAAAAAAAGTGCTGCAAAAAACAGGTCTGACGATTGAAGCAATTGATTTAATTGAGTCAAACGAAGCATTTGCGGCACAATCTTTGACTGTCGCAAAAGAACTAAATCTTGATTTGGAAAAAACCAATATTCACGGTGGAGCAATTGCCTTAGGTCATCCAATCGGCGCTTCAGGAGCCAGAATTTTGACTACTTTGTTACATGGATTAAATGAGACTCAAGCAAAAACAGGCTTGGCGACACTTTGTGTTGGCGGCGGGATGGGTGTATCGATGATCGTTGAAAGAAGGGAGTCTAGATAA
- a CDS encoding acetate CoA-transferase codes for MQQKQLSLKEKITQRVAQELKDGDVVNLGIGMPTLVSNYIDPDITVFLQSENGVVGIDKPSGNQQTSTLVNAGGAPAGIIKGGAFIDSLTSFSLIRGGHIDITVLGGLQVDQQGNLANWMIPGKLIPGMGGAMDLVAGAKKVIIAMEHTTKKNEPKILKECALPLTASAVVSMIVTELAVFEFIEGQLTLIEICNESTLEEIKAKTEADFTIGQSLLEGIGKGVVL; via the coding sequence ATGCAGCAAAAACAGTTATCATTAAAAGAAAAAATTACGCAAAGAGTCGCGCAAGAATTAAAAGACGGCGATGTTGTAAATTTAGGGATTGGGATGCCGACATTGGTCTCAAATTATATTGACCCTGATATTACAGTCTTTCTGCAATCAGAAAATGGGGTTGTGGGAATCGATAAACCATCTGGAAATCAGCAAACGTCAACATTAGTCAACGCTGGTGGTGCACCAGCAGGAATCATTAAAGGCGGCGCATTTATTGATAGTTTAACATCATTTTCACTGATCCGAGGTGGACATATCGATATCACCGTTTTAGGTGGACTGCAAGTAGATCAACAAGGTAATCTAGCGAATTGGATGATTCCAGGGAAATTGATTCCAGGAATGGGTGGTGCAATGGATCTTGTTGCAGGCGCTAAAAAAGTAATTATCGCAATGGAGCATACAACCAAAAAGAACGAGCCCAAAATACTAAAGGAATGTGCGCTGCCGTTGACAGCAAGTGCTGTGGTTTCGATGATTGTTACGGAGCTAGCGGTGTTTGAATTTATCGAGGGGCAATTAACCTTGATTGAAATTTGTAATGAAAGTACTTTAGAAGAGATCAAAGCAAAAACAGAGGCTGACTTTACCATTGGTCAGTCGCTGCTTGAGGGAATAGGAAAGGGAGTTGTTTTATGA
- a CDS encoding NADPH:quinone reductase codes for MKAVVINQYGSKEELTEQDVTLPELKEHQVLVKEHATSINPIDWKLREGYLKQMFDWPFPIILGWDVAGVITAVGSAVTDWKVGDKIFARPETTRFGTYAEETIVDENLLARIPENVTFEAAAAVPLAGLTALQALFDHGQLQKGEKVLIHAGAGGVGTYAIQLAKQAGAYVITTASEKNHALLKKLGADEVIDYHTTNFADVLTDIDLVFDTMGGDIQKASFSVLKPDTGRLISIVGIADEELAKEKNIKAESIWLQTNGKQLQEIADLMASGKVISVVGEVFPFSRQGVYDAHALSETHHAVGKIVIKMAD; via the coding sequence ATGAAAGCAGTAGTCATCAATCAATATGGTAGCAAAGAAGAACTAACGGAACAAGACGTAACCTTACCTGAATTAAAAGAACACCAAGTACTTGTTAAAGAACATGCAACATCGATCAATCCAATTGACTGGAAATTAAGAGAAGGTTATTTAAAACAAATGTTTGACTGGCCGTTTCCAATCATTTTAGGTTGGGATGTTGCTGGTGTTATTACAGCAGTTGGTAGTGCGGTAACTGATTGGAAAGTTGGAGATAAAATCTTTGCTCGTCCTGAAACAACGCGTTTTGGAACCTATGCTGAAGAGACGATCGTTGATGAGAATCTATTAGCAAGAATCCCTGAAAATGTTACGTTTGAAGCAGCAGCAGCTGTTCCTTTAGCTGGGTTAACAGCGTTACAAGCACTTTTTGATCATGGACAACTTCAAAAAGGTGAAAAAGTCTTGATTCATGCTGGAGCTGGCGGTGTAGGAACCTATGCGATCCAATTAGCGAAACAAGCGGGTGCCTATGTTATTACAACGGCTAGCGAAAAAAATCATGCTTTGCTCAAAAAACTAGGTGCAGATGAAGTGATTGATTATCATACAACAAACTTTGCTGACGTGTTAACAGATATCGATTTAGTTTTTGATACAATGGGTGGCGATATCCAAAAAGCAAGTTTCTCTGTGCTAAAACCAGATACGGGACGCTTAATTTCAATCGTTGGGATTGCAGATGAAGAGTTAGCCAAAGAAAAAAATATTAAAGCTGAAAGTATTTGGCTTCAAACCAACGGCAAACAACTACAAGAAATTGCAGATTTAATGGCTTCTGGCAAAGTGATCTCAGTTGTGGGTGAAGTTTTCCCATTCTCTAGACAAGGTGTTTATGATGCTCATGCATTGAGTGAAACCCACCATGCTGTCGGAAAAATTGTTATAAAAATGGCTGACTAG
- a CDS encoding permease gives MKVSDILKSASSNLMRNKGRTILTIVAIFIGAFTISLTTGVNIGVNDYIDKQVGSVGGQNQIMIQPKMSGATGEEGEPQKYDEDQKTSSMQQQEALDSKDLEKIKKIDGIKNAEAMKSVATSYISGKNNEKYVFSGMPMVEELNVDLEAGKGLDQKSSEFQINLAPEYVKSLGYKSSEEAIGKTIKLAAPSAATGEEKTVEATIVGVRNTSLIQGGMSILNRSLVDEISKINEEGLPEAMTGQYGLIMGEMSKDVTKSEIADVKERLDKAGYMGQTVEDQIGMIRNVINAITGVLTMFGAIALLAASFGIINTLYMSVQERTREIGLMKAMGLSSGKVFTIFSFEAALIGFLGSLLGILGAVGAGALINQIAADSFLQSLTGFTLIQFSLSSSAVIILIIMGIAFLAGTLPARRAAKLDPIESLRYE, from the coding sequence ATGAAAGTTAGTGATATTTTAAAATCAGCCAGTTCAAATTTGATGCGTAATAAAGGGCGGACGATTTTAACGATCGTAGCCATTTTTATAGGAGCATTTACGATTTCATTGACAACAGGTGTCAATATCGGGGTCAATGATTATATCGATAAACAAGTCGGTAGTGTGGGTGGTCAAAATCAAATCATGATTCAGCCAAAAATGAGTGGAGCTACTGGTGAGGAAGGCGAGCCACAAAAATATGATGAAGACCAAAAGACAAGCTCAATGCAGCAGCAGGAAGCTTTAGATAGCAAAGATCTTGAGAAAATTAAAAAAATTGATGGGATCAAAAATGCGGAAGCAATGAAATCCGTTGCGACAAGTTATATTTCAGGAAAGAACAATGAAAAATATGTCTTTTCAGGAATGCCGATGGTAGAAGAATTGAATGTAGATCTTGAAGCAGGCAAAGGACTTGATCAAAAGAGTTCGGAATTTCAAATCAATTTAGCACCTGAATATGTAAAATCTTTAGGTTATAAATCAAGTGAAGAAGCAATTGGTAAAACAATCAAACTTGCAGCACCTTCTGCTGCCACTGGAGAAGAAAAAACAGTTGAAGCGACCATCGTTGGTGTACGTAATACTAGTTTAATCCAAGGCGGAATGTCTATTTTGAACCGTTCGCTTGTGGATGAAATCTCAAAAATCAACGAAGAAGGTTTACCAGAAGCGATGACTGGCCAATATGGACTGATCATGGGTGAAATGAGCAAAGATGTGACAAAATCAGAAATCGCAGATGTAAAAGAACGTTTAGATAAAGCGGGCTATATGGGACAAACGGTTGAAGACCAAATCGGTATGATCAGAAATGTAATCAATGCGATCACGGGTGTCTTAACGATGTTTGGTGCGATTGCATTATTAGCGGCAAGTTTTGGAATCATCAACACATTGTATATGTCAGTGCAAGAACGGACAAGAGAAATTGGTTTGATGAAAGCGATGGGACTTAGCAGCGGCAAAGTCTTTACAATTTTCAGTTTTGAAGCCGCGTTGATTGGATTTTTAGGTTCCTTATTAGGTATTTTAGGAGCAGTCGGAGCAGGTGCGTTGATCAATCAAATCGCAGCTGACTCATTCTTGCAGTCATTAACTGGCTTTACCTTGATTCAATTTTCACTATCTTCGTCCGCTGTGATTATTTTGATCATTATGGGAATCGCATTCCTTGCTGGAACATTGCCAGCCAGAAGAGCAGCGAAACTAGATCCAATCGAATCATTGCGTTATGAATAA
- a CDS encoding ABC transporter ATP-binding protein, translated as MSVIEARNIKKSYGRNESKFDALKGVDLKIEEGESVAIIGKSGSGKSTLMHILALLDQPTSGEILLNDQNVTSISKKELDKTRNKQFGFVFQQFFMNPKDTVLNNVMLPLKIGGISNSKRKEMALEALKAVELDDKINNKANNLSGGQKQRVCIARALVNNPKIIFADEPTGNLDSTTGDKIEQLLFDLNKEKGITLIIVTHDPELAARCDRQIHVRDGLIVGGNE; from the coding sequence ATGTCTGTAATTGAAGCAAGAAATATAAAGAAAAGTTATGGCCGTAATGAATCAAAATTTGATGCATTAAAAGGTGTAGATCTGAAAATTGAAGAAGGAGAATCCGTTGCGATCATTGGAAAAAGCGGATCAGGCAAATCGACATTGATGCATATTTTAGCATTATTAGATCAACCAACTTCAGGAGAAATTTTATTAAATGACCAAAATGTAACGAGTATTAGTAAAAAAGAGTTGGATAAAACGAGAAACAAACAATTCGGTTTTGTTTTCCAACAATTTTTCATGAACCCAAAAGATACCGTTTTAAATAATGTTATGTTGCCATTGAAAATCGGTGGTATTTCAAATAGTAAACGTAAAGAAATGGCGCTTGAAGCACTGAAAGCTGTTGAATTAGACGATAAAATCAACAATAAAGCTAACAACTTATCTGGTGGTCAAAAGCAACGTGTGTGTATTGCGCGAGCTCTAGTCAATAACCCTAAAATTATTTTTGCAGACGAACCTACAGGAAATCTGGATTCGACAACAGGGGATAAAATCGAGCAGCTATTATTTGATTTGAACAAAGAAAAAGGGATCACGCTGATTATTGTGACGCATGATCCAGAACTTGCAGCACGCTGTGATCGTCAAATCCATGTACGTGACGGATTAATTGTGGGAGGGAACGAGTAG